One Marinobacter sp. es.048 genomic window, ATCTACGCAGGGGCTGGCCAGATACTGGCCGTGAGCCTTCTGGCCGTCAACGCTGGCCTGCTGGAAGTATTTATCGCGATGTTTGTTCTGAACGCCCGCCATCTGTTCTACGGTCTTTCCCTGCTTGGCCAGTTCAAGGGCGCCGGTTGGCGCAAGCTCTACCTGATTTTCGGTTTAACGGATGAAACCTATTCCCTGCTTACGAGTCGCCCACGCGGACCTGACCGGGCTCATGAACAGGAGGTGGATTTCCGGATTACCGGCTTCAACCAGTGTTACTGGGTGGCGGGATGCGCGATCGGTGCACTGCTTGGCGAAAACGTGGCCTTTGACAGCACAGGTATTGAGTTCGCACTGGTCGCCCTGTTCATTGTTTTGACGCTGGAACAGTTCAAGGCCCTGGGCGAGGGCTTCCCGATCTGGCTTGGAGCCGCTGCGGCGGGTGTCGCTATGCTGATTCTGCCATCGGCACACCAGCTGATTGGCGCAATCGCCCTGGTGACCGCTGTCCTCTTGTTGGAATACCGGAAGAGTCGCGGGCAGACACCGCACAAGGAGAACAGCCATGGGTGAATCCGGCTATCTGGCAGCGTTCATTGCGGTAGCAGCAATCGCAACCTTTGCCACTCGGGTAATTCCGTTCCTGTTTTTCGAACGGCATACGGAACACCCGCTGGTCCGCCATCTCGGGCGCTACCTTCCTGCGGCGGTTATGGCTTTGCTGGCGACGGTGTTCCTGCAGCGTTCGGCGGACTGGTCTGGCTCATGGTTAGGGTTTGATGCCCTGCTTCCCGGCGCTCTGGTGATCATCGTTCACCTCTGGCGCAGGAATGCCCTGCTTTCCATCGCAGCCGGGACCATCAGCTACATGGCCATCCAGCAAGCCGGACTCTGACCCGGCTTAAACTACATCCTGTTTTCGAGATTGGCTACAAGCCGGGAATCCTGCAGGGCGGCGGTACGGTGTTTGACCACGCCTTTGTATTCCGGGCTTTCGATCATGGCCATGAAGGCATCGATTGAGGGGTAGCGAACCAGCAGCACCTGATCCCAGGATTCATCCGGGGGCGCAATAAGCGATCCGACGCTGCGACCAGACCAGATTACTTCCGCGCCCACTGACTTTACGCAGGCAGCCGCCTCCTCCATATACACCGTATAGGCTTCACGGCCAGTTCGCACCGGCGCCTCTTCCTTGTAGTTGGCCCGATCGCGGAAGCGCAGCAGATTCAGCATCACGACGGGCTGGTCTTTCGGGGTATCCGCAAGGACTTTTTGCAGCTGTTCGGGGGTGGGATTAACGGCGTCCATCCATATCCTCTTCTTCTCGTGGTTCCGGGCCTAACTATAGCCCAGCCCCAATATGTACACGCAAGCGATTTTATTACCTTTCATCCAGATTGCTCTTTTTACCTTCTGAGTTCGTAGGGCTACAGTGAAGGAAACGCATAATCCATAAACGAGAGGACGATATGGCTAGCCTCACGATTAACGGCGAGCGTTATGAGCTCGACGTGCCTGACAATATGCCCCTGCTCTGGGTCATCCGCGATGTTGTAGGCCTCAAAGGTACAAAATTTGGATGCGGTATGTCCCAGTGCGGTGCCTGCACCGTTCACCTCAACGGAACAGCGATCCGCTCCTGCGTAACACCGGTCTCTGCCGCCAGCGGCGATATCACCACCATTGAAGCCATGGCTGACGATCCGGTTGGCAGCAAGGTTCAGCAGGCTTGGCTCGATCTCGGGGTGGCCCAGTGTGGTTACTGCCAGGGTGGCCAGATCATGAACGCCACAGCCCTACTGAAAAAGACCCCAAATCCTGAAACCGGAGAAATTGTGGATGCCATGGCAGGAAACCTCTGCCGTTGTGGCACCTACAACCGCATCCTTGCAGCGATTGAGCGGGCTTCGGGTAAGGAGGGTGAAGCATGAGCGCCGATGACAACTTGATGATTGCCAACGTCAGCCGCCGCCGTTTCCTTATGGGCCTGGCTGGTGGCTCCGCTCTGGTGCTGGCGGCCCGTTGGGATGTGGCTCTGGGTGGCAATGAAAAAGCTCAATTTGGCGCCGGAGCAATGCCCGGCGGCTGGGTGGACGACCCCAACGTATTTATCCATATCGATGCTGATGGCCTTGTCACCATTGTGAACAACCGGTCCGAAATGGGTCAGGGTATCCGGACCAGTCTGGTGATGGTCGGTGCCGACGAGCTCGGCGCAGACTGGGACCAGGTGAGAGTCGAACAGGCCGAGGGCGATCACAGCAAATACGGCAACCAGAACACCGACGGTTCCCGAAGCATGCGCCATTGGTATCAACCCATGCGCCGCGCCGCAGCAGCGGCCAGGCAGATGCTGGAGCAGGCGGCCGCCAATGAATGGAGCGTGCCCGTCAGTGAAGTTCAGGCTGGTGTACACAGCATCGTCCACAAACCTTCGGGCAAGGAACTCGGCTTTGGTGAACTTGCCGCCAAAGCACGGGAGCTCGACGTTCCCGGACGCAATGACCTGGTGCTCAAGCGCGATGACGAGCTCCGATTCGTCGGTAAGGAAACCGGTCTGATCAACGGTGAGCTCAAGTCGGCTTACCCGAAAGCGATCGACGGCGAAGATATCGTGACCGGCCAGGCCGTGTATGGGGCTGATGTGCCATTTGAGAATCTGCTCTACGCCGTGATCGCGCGTCCACCGGTTTACGGGGCAACAGTCGCCGATTTCGACGATACCGAAGCTCTCAAGGTGCCCGGAGTTGAGAAAGTCCTGGAGGTCGAGGGCACCGGCCAACCAGCGGGCTTCAGCCCGCTCGGCGGGATTGCCGTTGTGGCGTCCAACACCTGGGCCGCCATGGAAGGTCGCAAGGCTCTGAAAATTGACTGGAATCTGGAGCCTGCTGGAGACAACGCCGGCTACACGTCGTCTGCCTATCGGGAATCCCTTGAGAAAGCGGCGCAGCAACCTGGCAAGGTGGTCCGCCAGCACGGCGATCTGGACACAGCTCTTGAGAACGCCAGCAAGCGGGTCTCCGCCACCTATTACATGCCCCACATGGCACAGGCTCCCATGGAGCCGCCGGTTGCGACAGTGCAAATCAAGGACGGCAAAGCCCAGGTGTGGGCACCGGTGCAGAATCCGCAGGCGACCCGCGATACGGTAGCCGGCCGACTGGGCATGGATGCGGAAAATGTCACCGTGCACGTTACCCTGCTCGGTGGGGGCTTCGGGCGCAAGTCGAAACCGGACTTTGCCATTGAAGCGGCCAGTATCGCCGAGACTTTCAAAGGTCGGCCTGTCAGGTTGCAGTGGTCAAGGGAAGACGATATTCACCACGCCTATTTCCATGCTGTCTCTGTCGATTACCTGGAGGCTGGACTGGATAACAACGGGCAGGCCACCGGCTGGCTGCACCGGACCCTGTCACCCAGTATCGGCTCGCTGTTTGCGCCCGACCCGAAACACAAGGGTGAGTTTGAACTGGGCATGGGCTTTAACACCATGCCGTTCTCGGTGCCGGCCCTGAGGCTGGAAAATCCGCCAGCGCCCGCGCATGTGCGCATCGGCTGGTTCCGCTCGGTCTACAACCTGCCCCATGCCTGGGCGATCCAGAGCTTTGCCCATGAGATGGCGGTGGCCGCCGGCAAGGACCATCGGGATTACGTTCTCGACCTGCTCGGCCCGGACCGGGAGATTCACAACCTGACGGTGGGCGATGGCTGGAATTATGGCGAAGATCCCGATCTCTACCCCATCGACATCGGGCGCATGCGTAACGTGATTGAGCGGGTAACCAAAGAGGCAGACTGGGGCAAATCCCTGGGCAAAAACCGCGGGCTTGGCCTGGCCTTTCACCACAGTTTTGTTTCCTACACCGCGATCGTGTTTGACGTGGAAGTGGATGACCAGGGTGAGCTTACCATCCACCGCGCAGACATCGCCTTCGATTGCGGACCGCAGGCCAACCCAGAGCGGATTCGTTCCCAGCTGGAAGGCGCCATCGTGATGGGTATTGGCATCGCGCTTCAAAGCGAGGTGACCTTTGAGGACGGCGTGGCGCAACAGGGCAACTTCGACAAGTTCCTGATCCCCCGCATGCCGGATGCACCCAAAACCCTGCGGGTTCATCTGGTGGACAACCCGGATGAGGCCATGGGCGGTGTGGGTGAGCCAGGACTGCCCCCGGTAGCGCCGGCACTGTGCAATGCAATCTATGCCGCAACCGGTAAACGCATCAGACGCTTGCCCGTTGGCGACCAACTGAAAGCCTGAAACTGATCAGGGCCCCTCGGGGCCCTGTTTTTATGCTGCTGCCCCTCTCCGCCCCATACCTTCGTGGTATTCCCATAGCATCCTAGCTTTCTCCCCGCTTATAATTCAGGTAAACCCAGTCACTCTCCTCGACCCAACGGCCACCCTTGATGACCCTGATCGATCTGTTCCTGCAAACCATGGAAACGACACTGCCCGTGTTTGCCATGGTCTTTATCGGCCTGGGACTTCGCCGGATTGGCTGGATCGACAATGCGTTTGTGAACACTGCCTCGGCGCTGGTGTTCAAGGCCACCCTGCCGACCCTGGTATTTTTAAGCATCATCCGGGCCGATCTGGATACCGCGTTCAATCCGGGCCTTCTGGTCTTTTACCTGGGCGCGACTCTGGGGAGTTTCGCCACCACCTGGCTCTGGGCCCGCTGGCGTGTGGTTCGGGAAGATCGCGGAGTTTACGTGCAGGGCGCGTTTCGCGGTAACTGCGGTATCGTCGGCCTGGCGCTGGCCGCCAATCTTTACGGAGACTTCGGCCTCTCCGCTGGTGGGATCCTGCTTGGCCTGGTGATCATCTCCTACAACATCCTTTCGGTGATCGTGCTGGTGGCCTACCAGCCAGGGCAAACAACGGACTGGACGAAGATTTTTCACGACATTATCCGCAACCCGCTCATTCTGGCAGTGTTTGTGGCTATTCCCTTCGCCGCCCTGGATATCACATTGCCTGGTTGGGTCATGACCAGCGGCGACTACTTTGCCTCGCTCACCCTGCCCCTGGCCCTGTTGTGCATCGGCGCCACCGTATCCCTGAGCGCGATCCGAAGCGACAGCAAAACAGCGCTTGGCTCAAGTCTGTTCAAGATGGTGATATTGCCCACACTATGTACGGGCGCGGCGTGGCTGGCAGGTTTTCGGGGTTCCGAGCTTGGCCTGATGTTCCTGTTCTTCGCCAGCCCGACGGCAGCCGCCAGTTTCGTGATGGTAAAGGCGTTGGGCGGCAATGACCGGTTGGCAGCCAATATCATCGCAGTGACTACACTGCTGGCGAGCATTACTGTCACTCTGGGGGTCTTTGTGCTTCGCAGCGCTGGCCTAATCTAGGCCTCGCCCCGCCCTATGGATTCGATAGCGTCCATGCCTGCCTGGCAGCCGCCAAGGTAACCACCACCGAACAGGTTGTAGTGGTTCAGATAGTGGTAAAGGTTGTAGACCTCCCGCTTGACATCATAAACCGATGTTCGCGGATAGTGCGTGTCGTAGGCCTGGTAGAACGCCTCGCCGAAGCCTCCAAACATTTCTGTCATGGCGATATCGGCTTCACGGTCACCGCAGTAAACGGCCGGATCAATCAGCCAGGGGCCGTCAGCATCATAGAGCACATTGCCGTTCCAGAGATCACCGTGGAGCACGCTCGGGTGATCACAGTGGGCGTTCAGCCATTCCGTCAGCGCACTCCGGTGCTCATCCAATAGCTTTTGAAACCGACTTCTCTGGCTGGTGTCACGAATGCGTGAGACCTGATAGCCAAGACGGTCCCGAACAAAAAACTCACCCCAGTTGTCACACCAGCGATTGGGTTGCGGTGAGAGACCAATGTAATTATCCCGTCCCCAGCCGTAGGCCTTCTGACGCAGACCGTGCATTCTGGCCAGCCCCTCACCCAGCACCGCACGCGCCCGATCTGAGCGACCTGAAGACCGGATGGCGGTGATTTCGAGTTCGGTTTCATTGACCAGGTAAACATTCGGAACCCCGATTCCAGTCACACCAGCCTCATCAAGCGCTCTGGCAAGGCGCTCCAACCCCTCCGCTTCACAAATCAGGGCATCGGAATAACCAGTCGCATTGTGTTTCACATGGGTATTGGCCATCGGATTTGGCGCTCCTTGAAGTTGTCCTGCCAGAACCGGTAGATTGAAATAAAGCCTGACACGACAGAACGAGCGGGAGCAAACCATGGACACCAAACGCTGGAAACTTCTGGTATCCGGACGAGTACAGGGAGTTTACTACCGCGCCTCCACGGAGCAGAGGGCATCCTCCCTGGGCCTCACGGGTTTCGCCCGCAACCTGCCCGATGGTCGGGTCGAGATTATCGCCGAAGGGCCGGAAGACCGATTGAATCAACTGAAAACCTGGTGCGCGGAAGGGCCACCGGATGCCAGGGTGGACACCGTCGATATTGCGCCGGAATCGCCAACCGGGGAATTTCGCGATTTCAGCGTTCGCTAGTCAATTCGCCGTAGCCAGAAGGCCATGGGCTTGGCGTATGGTTTAATCTGGTCACCGCTGAGCCAGCGTATTGAAACCGCCATAAACTACTCCCTGTCGAAAGGTCGGAGCATGCAAAAAGACAAGCCGTTTTCCCAAGCCTGCGAAAACAATAAGGCGCCGATTCTGGAAAAACTGACGGCGCTTTTCAAACAGCCGGGCACTATTCTGGAAATCGGCACGGGCACCGGTCAGCACGCAGTGCACTTTGCCAGCCACTTACCTCATCTGGTTTGGCAGCCCACGGATCACCCTCAGAACGCCCAGCTCTCTCTGGCGTGGATCGACGACTCAGATCTTGCAAATATCCGCCCACCCATTGCCCTGGATGTGCTGAAAGGAGACTGGTCCGGGCTGCCGGCCATCGAAGGCGCATTTTCCGCCAATACGGCGCATATCATGGCCTGGGAAGAAGTGCAGGCGATGTTTCGTGGTGTTGCTGCGTCCTTGCCCAGGGACGCAATCTTCTGCCTGTATGGGCCCTTCCGCTATAGCGGGCGGCACACCAGTGAGAGCAATGAGCGGTTTGACCTTTCGCTCAGAACACAGGCGCCGCACATGGGGATTCGGGATATGGAGGATCTCAAGGCGCTCGGTGAGGAAACCGGGCTGGCGCTTGAAGAGGATTTTGAGATGCCGGCTAATAATCGGTTGTTGGTTTGGCGGCGAATTCAGTAAGGGAGCGCAAGATCAAAACTGGTCCGCCAGTGTTCCGGTCATTTTCGGGTCACAGCGACGGACCAGAGTTCCTTATGGCTGCTGGCTACAGCAGGTCAGAATTTACTGAAGACAGCATCTTGCCAACCGTATCGTAGGCATTCGAGGGCATCCAGTTACGATTCGAGCCCAGGTAACTTTCCGGGTCAAGCTCGAGGAGTCCGATAAGCACCTCAGCAACGATCCTGGCGCCTACCGGCCCCAGCCCCTCGCCCGGCTCAAAATTGCCGGGAGACGATTCTCTGCCAACAACCTCCGCCTCTGCCAATATGTATAGCCACAGGGGCGCCCCAGACGTTACCTCGCCGTTCGACATAGCGTTTATCCTGGCCATGACAGCGCCGACTTCGGCCTCCGCCCGACCCATTTCCCGAGCGATCGTATCACCCCCGGGAAGTCTGAAGCTGTTGCCCCTGAGCAGATTCCTTGTCGCCAGGGACTTTTCACCGCCATCTGGCACGAAGGGGAGCTCCAGAAGGTCACCTGCCATTAATGTGTCGAGCTTTTCAGCTCTTTGAACAACGCGATTTTCAGACGTGAAAAACAGCTCATGCCAATCAACCACGGCCCGGGTATCACCCACCGGGGAAAACCCGCGGCCGAGAATCTGTCCGAAGAACTCGAAAGCCGTATCGCCTTTCTGGACCTGGATCTTCATCGGCACCATGGAATGGCCAAAGCGATATGCAGCAACAGCAAACTCGATGGGAATGAACGGTACGCTGCACTTATAAAAGAGGCGTCCCTGGCTCAACACATCATCCACAACCGCCTTGCCGCACATGGCAACCAGAAAGTCATTCACAACCACCCATTGGTAATGCCATGTGACCTCGCGACGGGCCTCTTCAAAAAGCTCTTCTCCCTTCAGGTCATGACCATCAGCTGCGGCCTCAGCACGGAGTTTGTCGCAGATCGCGTTATGAAACTTGATGAAGCCTAGCTGCATCTGGCTGATGATTCGGTTTTCATCGTTCCGGGGGTCACCAATAATGGCACTCCCTGTTGGAACTCTTAATAGATCATTTTTGCGCCGGTCATCAGCGCCAACTTCATCGGCACCCGTGAGCAATTTGGCGTTGTTGAAAGGAGCGGTTTGATTGTAAAGATAGGGCTGCGCTTCCGGACCGTTGCCGTAGATCGAGTCCAGATCCAGGGTCGGTGTGCGGACATTTGCAGTTTCATTGGGATGATTCACTGAAGCGAAGCTGGAACTGGTATCCAGCGTTATATCG contains:
- a CDS encoding AzlC family ABC transporter permease encodes the protein MNQSVFRLTLPILFGYLPLGMAFGVLFTTQLDYAWWAAPLMGLVIYAGAGQILAVSLLAVNAGLLEVFIAMFVLNARHLFYGLSLLGQFKGAGWRKLYLIFGLTDETYSLLTSRPRGPDRAHEQEVDFRITGFNQCYWVAGCAIGALLGENVAFDSTGIEFALVALFIVLTLEQFKALGEGFPIWLGAAAAGVAMLILPSAHQLIGAIALVTAVLLLEYRKSRGQTPHKENSHG
- a CDS encoding branched-chain amino acid transporter permease, which codes for MGESGYLAAFIAVAAIATFATRVIPFLFFERHTEHPLVRHLGRYLPAAVMALLATVFLQRSADWSGSWLGFDALLPGALVIIVHLWRRNALLSIAAGTISYMAIQQAGL
- a CDS encoding DUF1330 domain-containing protein, which codes for MDAVNPTPEQLQKVLADTPKDQPVVMLNLLRFRDRANYKEEAPVRTGREAYTVYMEEAAACVKSVGAEVIWSGRSVGSLIAPPDESWDQVLLVRYPSIDAFMAMIESPEYKGVVKHRTAALQDSRLVANLENRM
- a CDS encoding (2Fe-2S)-binding protein gives rise to the protein MASLTINGERYELDVPDNMPLLWVIRDVVGLKGTKFGCGMSQCGACTVHLNGTAIRSCVTPVSAASGDITTIEAMADDPVGSKVQQAWLDLGVAQCGYCQGGQIMNATALLKKTPNPETGEIVDAMAGNLCRCGTYNRILAAIERASGKEGEA
- a CDS encoding xanthine dehydrogenase family protein molybdopterin-binding subunit, with product MSADDNLMIANVSRRRFLMGLAGGSALVLAARWDVALGGNEKAQFGAGAMPGGWVDDPNVFIHIDADGLVTIVNNRSEMGQGIRTSLVMVGADELGADWDQVRVEQAEGDHSKYGNQNTDGSRSMRHWYQPMRRAAAAARQMLEQAAANEWSVPVSEVQAGVHSIVHKPSGKELGFGELAAKARELDVPGRNDLVLKRDDELRFVGKETGLINGELKSAYPKAIDGEDIVTGQAVYGADVPFENLLYAVIARPPVYGATVADFDDTEALKVPGVEKVLEVEGTGQPAGFSPLGGIAVVASNTWAAMEGRKALKIDWNLEPAGDNAGYTSSAYRESLEKAAQQPGKVVRQHGDLDTALENASKRVSATYYMPHMAQAPMEPPVATVQIKDGKAQVWAPVQNPQATRDTVAGRLGMDAENVTVHVTLLGGGFGRKSKPDFAIEAASIAETFKGRPVRLQWSREDDIHHAYFHAVSVDYLEAGLDNNGQATGWLHRTLSPSIGSLFAPDPKHKGEFELGMGFNTMPFSVPALRLENPPAPAHVRIGWFRSVYNLPHAWAIQSFAHEMAVAAGKDHRDYVLDLLGPDREIHNLTVGDGWNYGEDPDLYPIDIGRMRNVIERVTKEADWGKSLGKNRGLGLAFHHSFVSYTAIVFDVEVDDQGELTIHRADIAFDCGPQANPERIRSQLEGAIVMGIGIALQSEVTFEDGVAQQGNFDKFLIPRMPDAPKTLRVHLVDNPDEAMGGVGEPGLPPVAPALCNAIYAATGKRIRRLPVGDQLKA
- a CDS encoding AEC family transporter, producing MTLIDLFLQTMETTLPVFAMVFIGLGLRRIGWIDNAFVNTASALVFKATLPTLVFLSIIRADLDTAFNPGLLVFYLGATLGSFATTWLWARWRVVREDRGVYVQGAFRGNCGIVGLALAANLYGDFGLSAGGILLGLVIISYNILSVIVLVAYQPGQTTDWTKIFHDIIRNPLILAVFVAIPFAALDITLPGWVMTSGDYFASLTLPLALLCIGATVSLSAIRSDSKTALGSSLFKMVILPTLCTGAAWLAGFRGSELGLMFLFFASPTAAASFVMVKALGGNDRLAANIIAVTTLLASITVTLGVFVLRSAGLI
- a CDS encoding fructosamine kinase family protein, which translates into the protein MANTHVKHNATGYSDALICEAEGLERLARALDEAGVTGIGVPNVYLVNETELEITAIRSSGRSDRARAVLGEGLARMHGLRQKAYGWGRDNYIGLSPQPNRWCDNWGEFFVRDRLGYQVSRIRDTSQRSRFQKLLDEHRSALTEWLNAHCDHPSVLHGDLWNGNVLYDADGPWLIDPAVYCGDREADIAMTEMFGGFGEAFYQAYDTHYPRTSVYDVKREVYNLYHYLNHYNLFGGGYLGGCQAGMDAIESIGRGEA
- a CDS encoding acylphosphatase; translated protein: MDTKRWKLLVSGRVQGVYYRASTEQRASSLGLTGFARNLPDGRVEIIAEGPEDRLNQLKTWCAEGPPDARVDTVDIAPESPTGEFRDFSVR
- a CDS encoding DUF938 domain-containing protein, with the protein product MQKDKPFSQACENNKAPILEKLTALFKQPGTILEIGTGTGQHAVHFASHLPHLVWQPTDHPQNAQLSLAWIDDSDLANIRPPIALDVLKGDWSGLPAIEGAFSANTAHIMAWEEVQAMFRGVAASLPRDAIFCLYGPFRYSGRHTSESNERFDLSLRTQAPHMGIRDMEDLKALGEETGLALEEDFEMPANNRLLVWRRIQ
- a CDS encoding peroxidase family protein, coding for MSHYHGMQDLSGLPEHCRVDYQPSREDRFGWMFPHLAHSYVSPTVLQSIGKVGGPMDNGGASDRTSTVPVGMVIFGQFIDHDITLDTSSSFASVNHPNETANVRTPTLDLDSIYGNGPEAQPYLYNQTAPFNNAKLLTGADEVGADDRRKNDLLRVPTGSAIIGDPRNDENRIISQMQLGFIKFHNAICDKLRAEAAADGHDLKGEELFEEARREVTWHYQWVVVNDFLVAMCGKAVVDDVLSQGRLFYKCSVPFIPIEFAVAAYRFGHSMVPMKIQVQKGDTAFEFFGQILGRGFSPVGDTRAVVDWHELFFTSENRVVQRAEKLDTLMAGDLLELPFVPDGGEKSLATRNLLRGNSFRLPGGDTIAREMGRAEAEVGAVMARINAMSNGEVTSGAPLWLYILAEAEVVGRESSPGNFEPGEGLGPVGARIVAEVLIGLLELDPESYLGSNRNWMPSNAYDTVGKMLSSVNSDLL